A stretch of the Tannerella serpentiformis genome encodes the following:
- a CDS encoding bifunctional UDP-N-acetylmuramoyl-tripeptide:D-alanyl-D-alanine ligase/alanine racemase, with protein sequence MKYSIQEIAKIIRATHRTLNDGVIERLLIDSRMLSFPETTLFFALKTRTNDGHRYLFELYRLGVRSFVVNHEPAEARMMPDANFLVVTDVLAAMQSLAAYHRKRFQIPVIGITGSNGKTIVKELLYQLLHADFNIVRSPRSYNSQIGAPLSVWQMDERHTLGIFEAGISQPDEMEKLQRIILPTIGIITNIGEAHQENFASATQKCLEKLSLFTDSDVVIYNADDDFIASSLDKAYLSHKAVGWSRRDSEAPLYIKSIQKKESTTELRCEMLDREHVYEIPFTDDASIEDVIHCIALMLYLKPTSLENKQIFSELEPVAMRLEVKEGINGCQLINDTYNSDINSLDIALDFQLSRRAGKPLKTTIVISDILQSGMLPKTLYRKVAELLRRKHVERIIGIGRDLKEYAAAFEIPEKEFYLTTDEFIHSPSIRSFDHELVLLKGSRVFHFERITELLEKKVHETVLEVNLDAVVHNFNYFRSRLRRETKMVCMVKAFGYGAGAYEVARTLQEHRCDYLAVAVADEGEALRKEGITIPIMVMDPEFSSFNTLFEYRLEPEVYSFRLLEALIHEAGRRGITSYPIHIKFDTGMHRLGFQPEDVPAICQRLSSQSELAVRSTFSHLVGSDSAEHDDFTRRQFQLFTDAASQLEHGLGYSILRHILNSAGIERFGEQQMDMVRLGISLYGISATDRDSRRLQPVSSLRTTILQIQIVPAGDSVGYGRRTYLQRPSRIAIIPIGYADGMDRHLGNGVGQVLIGGHRCPTVGNICMDLCMIDVTDTDAKEGDSVTIFGPGLPVSEMAERLGTIPYEVLTSISPRVKRIYYKE encoded by the coding sequence ATGAAGTACTCCATTCAAGAGATCGCTAAGATCATTCGTGCCACCCATCGCACACTGAACGACGGCGTCATTGAGCGCTTGCTCATCGATAGCCGTATGCTCTCCTTTCCGGAGACTACCCTCTTCTTTGCATTGAAAACCCGAACGAATGACGGCCATCGCTATCTCTTCGAGCTTTACCGCCTGGGCGTGCGCAGCTTTGTCGTCAACCATGAGCCTGCCGAAGCGCGCATGATGCCCGATGCCAACTTCCTGGTGGTTACCGACGTGCTCGCGGCGATGCAATCGCTGGCTGCCTACCATCGCAAAAGATTTCAAATACCGGTAATCGGCATCACCGGGAGCAACGGAAAAACAATTGTGAAGGAGTTGCTCTATCAGCTGCTGCATGCCGACTTTAATATCGTTCGCTCTCCCCGGAGTTACAACTCACAGATCGGGGCGCCGCTTTCGGTTTGGCAAATGGACGAACGACACACCTTAGGAATTTTTGAGGCAGGCATCTCGCAGCCGGACGAGATGGAAAAACTGCAGCGCATTATCCTCCCCACCATAGGAATCATCACCAACATCGGTGAGGCCCATCAGGAGAACTTCGCGTCTGCCACACAGAAGTGCTTAGAGAAACTATCCTTGTTCACCGATAGCGACGTGGTAATCTACAACGCTGACGACGACTTCATCGCATCCTCGCTGGATAAGGCTTACCTATCCCATAAAGCCGTCGGTTGGTCTCGGAGAGACTCGGAGGCTCCGCTCTACATTAAGTCTATCCAAAAAAAGGAATCGACGACCGAGCTCCGTTGCGAGATGCTAGACCGCGAGCATGTCTATGAGATACCGTTTACTGACGACGCATCCATCGAGGATGTTATTCACTGTATCGCCCTCATGCTCTACTTGAAGCCCACATCGCTGGAGAACAAGCAAATTTTCTCCGAGCTTGAGCCCGTGGCTATGCGTTTGGAAGTAAAGGAAGGCATCAATGGGTGTCAGCTCATCAATGACACCTATAACTCGGACATCAACTCTCTCGATATAGCTCTCGATTTCCAACTAAGTCGTCGCGCCGGTAAGCCACTTAAAACGACGATCGTTATCTCCGACATTCTCCAGTCGGGCATGCTACCTAAGACGCTCTATCGGAAGGTGGCCGAGCTACTGCGTCGGAAACACGTGGAGCGTATCATTGGCATCGGACGCGACCTAAAAGAATATGCTGCGGCCTTTGAAATACCCGAGAAGGAGTTCTACTTAACTACCGATGAGTTTATCCATTCACCCTCCATACGCTCATTTGATCACGAATTGGTATTGCTCAAGGGTTCGCGAGTGTTCCACTTCGAACGGATTACCGAGCTCCTGGAGAAAAAGGTTCACGAAACTGTTCTTGAGGTCAACCTCGACGCCGTGGTGCATAACTTCAACTATTTCCGTTCCCGACTCCGGAGAGAAACCAAAATGGTTTGCATGGTCAAAGCCTTTGGCTATGGTGCCGGAGCATACGAAGTGGCGCGCACTTTGCAAGAGCACCGGTGCGATTACTTGGCCGTAGCCGTTGCTGACGAGGGAGAGGCACTGCGGAAGGAAGGCATCACGATTCCCATTATGGTTATGGATCCGGAATTTAGTAGCTTCAACACCCTCTTTGAGTATAGGCTCGAGCCCGAGGTTTACAGTTTTAGACTGCTGGAGGCACTCATCCACGAAGCGGGAAGGCGCGGCATAACTTCTTACCCCATTCATATTAAGTTCGACACAGGCATGCATCGTCTCGGTTTCCAACCGGAGGATGTGCCCGCAATCTGTCAGCGCCTCTCTTCGCAAAGCGAATTGGCCGTGCGATCGACCTTCTCACATCTTGTGGGCAGTGACAGCGCCGAGCATGATGACTTCACGCGTCGCCAATTCCAACTGTTTACCGACGCCGCAAGCCAATTGGAACACGGATTGGGTTACTCCATCCTCCGCCACATCCTAAACTCAGCCGGTATTGAGCGTTTCGGAGAGCAGCAGATGGACATGGTGCGTCTCGGGATCTCACTCTACGGCATCAGCGCAACCGATCGCGACAGCCGTCGCCTACAGCCGGTCAGCTCGCTACGCACAACGATCCTCCAAATACAAATCGTCCCCGCCGGCGACTCGGTCGGATACGGTCGGCGCACCTACCTCCAGCGCCCGTCACGCATCGCCATCATTCCGATTGGCTATGCCGACGGCATGGACCGACACCTCGGCAATGGCGTTGGGCAAGTGCTGATAGGCGGACATCGCTGTCCGACGGTCGGGAACATCTGCATGGACCTCTGCATGATCGACGTCACCGATACGGACGCCAAAGAGGGAGACTCGGTGACTATCTTCGGGCCCGGCTTACCCGTATCGGAGATGGCCGAACGCCTCGGAACGATCCCCTACGAGGTACTCACCTCCATCTCGCCCCGCGTAAAACGCATCTATTATAAGGAGTAG